One genomic window of Mus musculus strain C57BL/6J chromosome 4, GRCm38.p6 C57BL/6J includes the following:
- the Agmat gene encoding agmatinase, mitochondrial isoform 2 precursor (isoform 2 precursor is encoded by transcript variant 2), with the protein MLRLLRSSWARGLGSGVATWRPSAGLFRPGCPGIRQASGASDTPHHQSPSSESPVQPVGVGVCSMMRLPLQSSPEGLDAAFIGVPLDTGTSNRPGARFGPCRIREESLMLGAVNPSTGALPFQSLRVADLGNVNVNLYNLQDSCLLIREAYQNVLAAGCIPLTLGGDQTITYPILQAVAKEHGPVGLVHVGAHTNTTDKPREEKVYHRTPFRRSVDEGLLDSKRVVQIGIRGSSRTLDPYRYSRSQGFRVVLAEDCWMKSLVPLMAEVRQQMGGKPLYISFAIDALDPAYAPGTGTPEIAGLTPSQALEIIRGCQGLNVVGCDLVEVSPPYDLSGNTALLAANLLFEMLCALPKVTTV; encoded by the exons ATGCTGAGGCTGCTGAGGTCCAGCTGGGCCCGCGGCTTGGGGTCTGGGGTGGCCACTTGGCGTCCCTCAGCGGGGCTCTTTCGTCCTGGGTGCCCTGGGATCCGCCAGGCTTCAGGTGCCTCAGATACCCCACACCACCAGTCCCCCAGCTCTGAGTCACCGGTACAGCCGGTGGGGGTGGGTGTCTGTTCCATGATGCGCCTGCCCCTGCAGTCCTCCCCCGAGGGGCTGGACGCTGCTTTCATCGGTGTGCCTCTGGATACTGGGACTTCCAACCGGCCCGGGGCAAG ATTTGGACCCTGTCGCATCCGGGAGGAGTCACTGATGCTGGGGGCTGTCAACCCCAGCACGGGAGCTCTCCCCTTCCAGTCCCTCAGGGTTGCAGACCTAGGCAATGTGAACGTCAATCTCTACAACCTCCAGGACAGCTGCCTGCTGATTCGAGAGGCCTATCAGAATGTCCTCGCTGCGGGCTGCATTCCTCTGACCTTGG GTGGAGACCAAACAATCACATATCCCATACTGCAAGCCGTGGCAAAGGA GCATGGCCCGGTGGGTTTAGTGCATGTGGGTGCCCACACCAACACCACGGACAAACCTCGGGAGGAGAAGGTCTACCATCGGACACCTTTCCGCCGAAGTGTGGATGAGGGACTGCTGGACAGCAAGCGAGTGGTACAGATAGGCATCCGGGGCTCCTCCAGGACTCTGGATCCCTACAGATACAGTAGGAGCCAG GGCTTCCGTGTGGTCCTGGCTGAAGACTGTTGGATGAAGTCACTGGTCCCCCTGATGGCAGAGGTCAGGCAGCAGATGGGGGGCAAGCCTCTTTATATCAGCTTTGCCATAGATGCCTTGGATCCTGCCTATGCCCCAGGAACAGGGACACCGGAAATCGCGGGGCTCACCCCTAGTCAG GCTCTGGAGATCATCCGGGGCTGCCAAGGCCTGAATGTGGTGGGCTGCGATCTTGTGGAAGTCTCCCCGCCGTATGATCTCTCTG
- the Agmat gene encoding agmatinase, mitochondrial isoform 1 precursor (isoform 1 precursor is encoded by transcript variant 1), with protein MLRLLRSSWARGLGSGVATWRPSAGLFRPGCPGIRQASGASDTPHHQSPSSESPVQPVGVGVCSMMRLPLQSSPEGLDAAFIGVPLDTGTSNRPGARFGPCRIREESLMLGAVNPSTGALPFQSLRVADLGNVNVNLYNLQDSCLLIREAYQNVLAAGCIPLTLDVSCFLSVGGDQTITYPILQAVAKEHGPVGLVHVGAHTNTTDKPREEKVYHRTPFRRSVDEGLLDSKRVVQIGIRGSSRTLDPYRYSRSQGFRVVLAEDCWMKSLVPLMAEVRQQMGGKPLYISFAIDALDPAYAPGTGTPEIAGLTPSQALEIIRGCQGLNVVGCDLVEVSPPYDLSGNTALLAANLLFEMLCALPKVTTV; from the exons ATGCTGAGGCTGCTGAGGTCCAGCTGGGCCCGCGGCTTGGGGTCTGGGGTGGCCACTTGGCGTCCCTCAGCGGGGCTCTTTCGTCCTGGGTGCCCTGGGATCCGCCAGGCTTCAGGTGCCTCAGATACCCCACACCACCAGTCCCCCAGCTCTGAGTCACCGGTACAGCCGGTGGGGGTGGGTGTCTGTTCCATGATGCGCCTGCCCCTGCAGTCCTCCCCCGAGGGGCTGGACGCTGCTTTCATCGGTGTGCCTCTGGATACTGGGACTTCCAACCGGCCCGGGGCAAG ATTTGGACCCTGTCGCATCCGGGAGGAGTCACTGATGCTGGGGGCTGTCAACCCCAGCACGGGAGCTCTCCCCTTCCAGTCCCTCAGGGTTGCAGACCTAGGCAATGTGAACGTCAATCTCTACAACCTCCAGGACAGCTGCCTGCTGATTCGAGAGGCCTATCAGAATGTCCTCGCTGCGGGCTGCATTCCTCTGACCTTGG ATGtgtcctgttttctctctgtagGTGGAGACCAAACAATCACATATCCCATACTGCAAGCCGTGGCAAAGGA GCATGGCCCGGTGGGTTTAGTGCATGTGGGTGCCCACACCAACACCACGGACAAACCTCGGGAGGAGAAGGTCTACCATCGGACACCTTTCCGCCGAAGTGTGGATGAGGGACTGCTGGACAGCAAGCGAGTGGTACAGATAGGCATCCGGGGCTCCTCCAGGACTCTGGATCCCTACAGATACAGTAGGAGCCAG GGCTTCCGTGTGGTCCTGGCTGAAGACTGTTGGATGAAGTCACTGGTCCCCCTGATGGCAGAGGTCAGGCAGCAGATGGGGGGCAAGCCTCTTTATATCAGCTTTGCCATAGATGCCTTGGATCCTGCCTATGCCCCAGGAACAGGGACACCGGAAATCGCGGGGCTCACCCCTAGTCAG GCTCTGGAGATCATCCGGGGCTGCCAAGGCCTGAATGTGGTGGGCTGCGATCTTGTGGAAGTCTCCCCGCCGTATGATCTCTCTG